The Nicotiana tabacum cultivar K326 chromosome 5, ASM71507v2, whole genome shotgun sequence sequence aacacaaagaaaaattaaagtttaccacTCGGGTTGTGAATTATGTAAACTAGGGGAGGAATTATTTTCTCGCTCCTCATTAGCCCgcggagataagtttagatcaggccaaactctttcatTCGGAATCTGTTCgactaaaactgctccaaaataaccaccagatgattgagggatatccctactttgcggaacctcattattgcgaatgacttcagccttgacgtacatttccaatatttttatcacaagaaattcccggtattcatccggagtcctcaaaaaaaaTCTCAGAGTTTCATCcccttcgatgttaaactcaacataacaagcaaccccttatAGAGTGACATGATacagatatcttccggttactttaatacTCACCGAACGTTTGTACACACTCACTTTTTTACATAACAATGATACCAATGTACCGTACTCCATTATAAATGGCAACTTAACATGATACGGTGGGGAACAACTATAGcttactgagttattcgccaccacaatcTCACCCTCCAATATAATAAAATTCTAGTTCTTctctcttcagacattatgacaaaatgcaaaataacttaatGAACTAATATTTCAAAAGACTTGAAAATATTTATGaatggatttttacaaaatcctgaacctctttaaataaggcaaaaacCAATTCGGGGTACAATTATTTGATGTATAACGCCTTAAATATGTGTGCTATACCCAGTTGAATTATCGTCATGTTAGTTAAGCCCCGAAGAATTATTGGTGGCcccacataatatatataatgCCTTATATTAGGGCGCTATACCTTGTTGAATTATTGTTATATCAGTTAAGCCAGGAGAATTATTGGTGGGTCCACATAATATATATAGCGCCTTATATTAGGGCACTATACATTAACGGACAAACGACcattaaggtatagcgcggtaTGCTAGGACGTTATATATTATGGTGCCTATTTTTCCCCACACATTTTGtcctttgagtccaaaagaaccacattttggttccggattcTTCTTTTTCCCATGTCATGTGCAAGCCACGTAAGTTTGAAGGATCAAACATGACTTGATCCGTCAGTTAGACTAAATATGATCAGCATTTGTAAACTAGAGGATGCAAAATGCTCACAATTATATATAGAGGACGATATTAAATCTTTTCTCAAACATAGAGGACAATATTTACTAAAATACTTCGCTGAAATTATTACAACTGCTGCAAAAAAGCAACTGCCATATCTGTGAAAGTCTCCAGCTATACACACTACTCACGTACAGAGTACGGTTTTCAACTCACGCCAAAACTCAAATCTCTTCTCTCACCATTGATCAAACCAACAAAAAACCTTTTTTGCAGAGCAGAAGCATATTTCCTTTGTGTTTCCTCTCTCGTTTTTCCACTCTCTATTTCCCTGTAATTTGTTGTCTCATTTCTCTTCAGAAGTTGAACAAAAAAGGTTTACCCACTTTAGGAAGGTATTGTGCTTCTGCTTCTCGAATGTTCTATCGAAGAATCAGAGTCGTGTATCATAGTCTCTCTTTCTTCAAGTGATCAgtgtaattttttacttttttattataCAGTatatatttcattttttgtttgtgAAGTGGGTTTCTGTTGTAGACTGGGTTTTGGTTTATAGTGGCTGATACATGTGAATGAATTTTAGTGAcaaaacttttgaaaaaaaagtatAATGGTTAGGATTTTGGCGCTTAATAGCTTTTGCGTTTTTGACTTCTCACTGGGGAAAAAAAATCTCACTCAAAAAATGGCTTTTGGGTTATTGAAAAAGTATAGCTTGCATAGTGTAGGTTTGGAATTGACTTGTGTTTTGatactttttctttttactaCAAATGCTCTCTTACTTGTGTTCACCTACTGTTCATAGGTCTGTCACTCAGTTTTAAATTCTGGCGATGTATTGAAATTTTACTAGAATCttcattttcccctttttattgATGCAAACTTTTGTTAACTATGGCAAATAGGGCGACACTGACAAAAAATTATTGTTGATGGCATCATCTGACGAAGAGGGTGAAATTGTTCCAAACTGTATAACAAATTACCATTTCGTTGGCTGCAATGGAGAACCTGTTTCATTTTCCATTTTGCCTCTACAGTGGGgggaggatgatgatgatgatgatgtaattggaggggcagtgaataatAATGTGGAGATATATTTGCGTGGAACTGCAGATGATGGTCTTCAGCACATTTATAAGAAGGTTCTAGCTTGGAGATTTGAACTTTCTTATGCCCTGCCTGAAATTCATGTGCTTTCCAAAGATAAAATTTGGATTAAACTCCTTAAACCTCGAAAAAGTTACGCAGATACTATCAGAACAGTACTCATCACAGTTCATTTCCTCCACTTTGTGAAGAAGAATCCAGAAACATTTGGAGAGATTGTGTGGAATCACATTGGGAAAAGTTTCAGGTACTGAAATGCTAGACCTAAATCctttaagggtgtgtttggtatgaaggaaaaatattttcctaaaaaataaatgatttttttttttttttttttccctttttggttATTTGCAAGTAAGCACAAAAAATTATCCTAAACGCAGTTATATGAATATAGGCAAATACATGGGGGTGGGTGGTCGGGGAGGGTGGAGGTCGATGGTGGGGCAGGGGTGGGAATGAGAGGGTGGAGCGGGTTAGTGGGTCAGGGGGGTCGGGATTCGGGGTGGGGTGTTGGGGGTGCGGAGGAGATAATTAGTTTCACTTATGGAACTTGTTTTCCCGACTCCCACTAGGGAAGTCATTTTCTTGATATTTAAGGAACTTGTTTTTTCTAGAGAAAAtgtttccaaaatattttgaccaaccaaacatgggaaaatccatgccaaacacaccctaaatatTTTGTTGTCAGTTTTAGTTATAGTGGAATTCACTAAATCAGTTCTTTTAGTGCATACGAGGTGCTACCTTGTAAAGATGATCTACTAGAGCATATGCCAACAATCAGAGAAGCTGCAAGGAGGGATAAAGATATATCTAGTTCCAAGGTTGTGATTCTTTAATTATTGGTATAATTATGCATGGTTATGTTCAGTTTCTGCATGGTTACCTAATTCTCTTGGTGCATACCGCATAGGTTGTTGAATGGAGTTAAGGATATCTCTTTTCTGTAAGACCAGCATTATATGCTTAGTTGAGCATGTGTTAAAATACTTGAGGTCCTTACTGTTTTTCTAACTTTAATTCCTAAGTTGTTCACATGTCATTGAGAGAGACCATCATTAAACTTAGGCGAGAAGTTTAAGGTCAGATTAGCTAATATCAGTGCCATATCAGGAGACCTATATGTTTAAGGCTGAAGATATATTTCAGTGTAGCATGACTAGTCTGATCCTTATTCGACGTGTCGCTAGTGGTCTGTCATTGATTTGCTTTTGCAACTTATGTGGGCTACTGCATCTTGTCCTTTGTGGAGAACTAGTTCTTTTAGTTGCTAAAATGGAGTCTTACCTTGTTGTGCTATCACTCGCTTCTGCTTTTTAACTGTATATACGTTAACATTTCTGGCATTATCCTGTATTGATATTTACATTTTGAAACAGAATTTGAATGCATTTCTTTTGGAGACATCACAAAAGAGGATAGACGATAATGAGGTTAGATGCAGTTTATATGTTATCTCATTTTATTCTTCATTAAGAATTTTCAGTTCTTAATTGTGGTTTGTCTAGCAGTGCAATCGAGCAAAAAAGAGACCCCACTTTGTTATTGAGACCAATAACGATGCTGATAGTGGTACCAATGATGATTCAGATTCAGATGGAGATGAAGATGAACAATTTGATCATGTTTGTGCTCTTTGTGATGATGGGGGAGAACTTTTGTGGTAACTCAGTATTTCTAATATAAGCTCTCTAAATCTTGCCAATGTGTGTTTAACATTAACCATGggcaaataaaagaaaattttggtCAAAGTAATTAGAAGTGCTAAAATTATACATAACTAACTCAGAAACTTTGTTACTTATGACTTTCAGAACAACTTAAGTACGTCATGCAATCATTTTTTTTCTCGAAAAAATAATGGTTTTAGTGATGTAATACGGGGGAAATCCCTTGTACAAGGTGCGTACGAAAAGTGAAAAATCTCAAACAGAAGTATGTTTCTCTACCAGGAGCATCCAACAAGTATACCAATTGGAATCTCATGAGTGCTCCAAAAGTTTAGAAGACAAAAATGGAACTTTGCAAATGTAACTCAAATCACTTCAACACCCATCGATTTCTTTCTTTGCAGATTGATTGCAAGGGGCGCAATAGGGGCACGTCCCATGCTTTATTTCTTCCTTCTTGTCGTTCTGATTTTCCAGCTATGGAGCATTTACTGTACCCTACATTATCCATTCAATTCCGTACTGGTTCCAAGCAACATTTCATAATAAATGCGCTAGCAGATAATAACCGGTATCCTCCCTtgagtccccccccccccccaacaagcAACATTTCATAACAAAAGTAACTAGATTTTTTATTGGACCAAATTAACTGGCTCATCTCTAAATCTTAAAGATACAAGAAAAAAAGAGACTAATAAAAGAGATAGCAGTCTAACTCTTTTAGAAGGCATGTGATTGCATCTATTTTGTCGCTGCCTTTTGATTGGCTAAATCGTTTCTATATAGTGCTTTGACGTGGATTTACTTTCATTCACTTGTGTGATTTTAATCCTAAGACTGTTCgtgaaaaattattgtttttgtCCTTCAACATTTTGCAGAGTATAGTACAGCTTTAATCTTGTCTGTCTGCATGTCTGTCAGTTGTGAAGGCCGCTGCATACGATCTTTCCATCCGTCCGTAGAGTCTGGAGTTGAATCTTCTTGTGAATCTCTTGGTTACAGAAATCTACAAGTAGGAGTCTGAAACTTTTGATCCTTGTCCTGGtttctcaattttttttactTCTCTCTATATTTGGCATCATGTAAGGGCTTATCAAACTTTGCTAGGAAGTGCTTAAAGTTTTCAGCATATGGTTGTTTGTAAAGTTTTAGCATGTTGCCTTCTTTTAACAATCAAAAGAAGTTTTAGCATGCGGATGTTTCACAGGCAATCCAGACCTTCTTGTGCAAAAATTGCCAATATCAACAACATCAATGTTTTGCTTGTGGCTTGTTGGGGTCATCTGACAAATCATCTGGTGCAGAGGTTTGAATTTCTTGTCCATTATATACAAATAGGAAAATCTTAAGGGTAGAAtcaataaaatgccaaaaattctAATTTTCTTCTTTGACTTGAAGATAATATTTCACCTATTTCCATGTTGTAATGTCTGTACTTATTGTTGAGATAGCTGATTCTAACAGATTAGCAGATTCCACTAATGATTATATATTGGATttaactctttttattttattttatatttatttcatttgGTTAATCTTTTGTGGTATGGAAGCCTTATATCATAACTCAATCTTGTTTTATATCTCTCAACATCTATCCCCGACCAATTACgatctatgttgctcggactctctcAAAATGTTGCTGGGTGTGTCGGATCCTCCATGTGATTATGACaatattttgttattgttttcttgagAGTGCAGCATAGATTACGAGAAGATTACAAaaatattatgttatttttgacCTCCTTTCTTGGAGAGTCCGTGCAACATAGATTGCAAGAAGATGAATATTTAGTTATAGTAAACATGTCTTTCACAAATCATTCTGGGAGCTTTACATGTGCACAAGTTTGAAAAATCTTAAAGCATTAAGGCTAACACCAGATCTAGACAAAAGGCAAGTAGCTTGGACCTGTATTTTATTTAGGTCTAGCTTCTGTTTGAAATAAAGAAAACAATAAGGAATCTTTGTTAGTTGATACCATTTGATACCCATTGTCTGTATAAAAGGCTGCAGAATATAGATTCAAGCTGAAATTTACCATCATTAGCCCGTTTTTGATTATTAAGACGTTACTCCCTTTGCTTGAAAGTAGATGAACTGATTTGGCTACACTAAGAATGCCTTAGTCGTCTAGACTATGCTGGTGATGTGTCAAATAATAGTTGAGATGTGTGAAAGTGGCTATGTTCCCAACGGAACAGCGTGATACTTAGAAACAGGTTAGAAGTACATTAATAAGGCCTAATGGAAacaataatagaaaaaatattcaaacttgATGTTTCAAAATATATGTCCTTTCCCAGTGCCTTTAGtttaagagaaaaaagaaaaaaagaaagacacGAATCTTCTCTTACAGCATCTGTGGAGCAACTGTTTTCTCAATCCATACATGGCTTAAAGCTTTTTGAAATTGAGCTGACTCCGTATCTAAATTACAACAGTTTCACAGGGCATTTTCTTAGCTAAAACAGTGATTATCAATTTTTTATGCATTACCATTCTTCAATTCCGTCAAGAGGCTGCTATTGGACTATTGGGTAAGGTGGAGGGGTGTTGCAGCACTGACATCGGGTCTGTGGGAAGCTTATTAAGCAAGGAGGAGCGGATGCTAAATAGGTTTGAGGGATGATTGAAGGAATGAATTGATCAGGTTTAAGGTAAAATTGCTTCTGTTATGAGGATATTAGAACCAGATCTGactgcagtaaaagaaatgcagGAACCGctattttacaaaaaaaacacAGAAAACCAAGAGAGAACTTTTTTTTtggggtgtgtgtgtgtgggggggggggtgttgCTAGGATTAAAGCGAGTTGACCGTTGACATATCACATTCTCAAATATACGTTCGTTTTCTACTTACTACCTTCTGAAAAATTGCAAGTAATTTTTATCATATAATAGGAAATGTTTAATCCTCTTGGTCTTTGAATTTGTGGCTTAGCTCCAATTTCCTGCAACTAGGAAGATTTCCTTACCAACATAGCTAATAACTTGCATAAGTTTATATTCCATTTGTTTTTCCTGTCACGGAACATACTCAAGGAAACAAGAACATAATCTTTTACCCGTCTGTTTTGCATTTTGCTCAAATGAAGAGCCTCAGAAAGGGGCTGGAGTTTCTGCAGTGTAAACCAGAGGCATTTCTGATTCCCAGAATATGAACGAACTGGAAATTGCATAATACTGGAGATACTGATAAATATTTCTTCTACGTATCTGCTATCTCTTCATATCACTGTTTATACTATTTTAATATACAATTTTCTCACCTATATTTTATTTGCACAATGTCCCGAAGGTCTTCCCTTGCGTTTCTGCAACTTGTGGACACTTCTTTCATCCTAAATGCGTCTCAGTGTTACTTTTCCCTGGTGATGAATGTCGAGCCTTAGAGCTGCAGAAGCAAATTGTAGCTGGAGAATCATTTACTTGCCCTGCTCATAAATGTTTTGTCTGCAAGAAAGGAGAGGATAAAAAGACAATTGAGATGCAATTTGCAATTTGTAGACGCTGTCCAAAGGCATATCATCGCAGATGCTTACCAAGGTTTTCCTTATTCCTACTGTCTTGATTTTGAATGCTTTGATCAAATATACTAATGGCGAAAGAGGTATTGGCATCTCATGTTCTGTGTTCTCTTGTTGGCTCTTCTAAGATGTATTGCTTTTGAGCCCTCCGATTATGACAAGAACATCCAGAGAAGGGCTTGGAATGATCTTTTGCCCAGTCGTATCTTGATATACTGTATGTAAGTATCATCTGGAACTTCAGGAATCATGAACATTCATGAGAATTTCTGTTAAAAAAATTTACCAAGCCTACCTCTGCCCAGGGACCACAAGATTATTCCTATAATTGGGACTCCAAAAAGAGACCATATCCTATTCCCACATGTTGTTGGGAAAGCAAACTCACCATCTTCAGGACCTTTGAGGATTCTCTCACGAAAGAGTAAGGTTCTTGGTGCTCTCACTGAAACAAGTGTCGTGAACATGAAAAAGTCTTTTGAAGCGAGGCACAATGCTATTAAAGTTGGTGATTCTTATGGAAAAGGTGCTAAAGTGGCTTATACAAGCTCTTGTTCTATAATTGGTCAAACTATTAAGTCTATTAAATATTTACATCTTTGTCAGGAAAACCATGTAAGCCTCCAACACAAGAAAGAGGCAAATTGAAGGCGCCACTGGGTACAAAGTTGGTCTTTGCCCCACAAAGTACTTCTCGTGGCAAGACAATGAATGTCCGACCAGCTATGCCAGTGATGAAGAAGGCCAGCAGTTCACGGGAATTGGAAgataatgaaatgaaaaagaggTGCTTAAATGGACTTCATCATGTTCTTAAACTTGCTCCTTCCCTTTGTTTCAAATGATATATTCCATCCATGTTAGAACTTTAAATGGATGTTAAATGCATTTTGTTAAACCTATTTACTTTGCATTTTATACTTGGTATGCAGAATGATGACTTTGATAAAAAACTCTACCTCTTCGTTTAATGTGGAGGAATTTATAAATGAGCAGAACCGGAAGTGTATCGATAGTAACTCTCGAAAAGTTTTCACAGACAAGGCCATTACCTTGGGAAAAGTTCAGTGTTCCGTGAAGGTATATCTACTAGTTCAGCATTGAAGAGAATGTACtcatgaattttaaatttttcttctaatttcttCTGCAGTCTCCTCTTATAGAAAATCTGTCCTCTTTATGTTCTGGACCAGGCTATTGGAATAGCGTTGAAGAAGCTAGAAGAAGGACACAGCATTGAAGATGCGAAAGCtgtctgtgaaccagaaattctcACTCAGATTTTCAGATGGAAGGTTGCTCCATAGGACCTAAAAATGTTCTTACACATGAACACAGGCTTTCTATATTCTTGCTCCTGACTTGATGTATTATTTTCTGATTTAATTTGTTGACAAGTTTCTTGCTCGAATGTTTTATGCTGTGTGGTGAAGTATGTTCCCCTTGGTGGGTCATACATATGGAGTGCATGTTATGTACAACAAATCTGAAAGAAAGAGGAGTGTTGATAAGGCATATCAGAGATACTTGGAACCGAAAGAAAGGATAGGGAAAGAGCTTCTAGGTTTTAAATCAAGCCCGACAAAAAGTGTAACAACCCCTAGTTCTCTCTCGAATTGCTTGGACTGGATGGTGGTGATCTAGTTGTAGGAGTATATTAGAATATTGATTCTAGTAGTTGCACCAATAGAATTCTGATGCACTTTGACAAGTTCCCAAATGTGATTAAACAAGATGCTTGTCATAGCTACTGGTTAACTGACTCCATTGGAACATGAATTATTTTGTGCAGAGAATATAACTCCCTTTGATGGTCTAGCTGCTACCTAGTCTAAAGATCAAAACAAAATCTGCCTCAGCTGCTGGAAGTTGCTGCATCGATGCGTGCTTGAAAACTATATCCTCTATTAGCTCGTGGAAAAGAATCCCTAGCTATTCTTTCTTATGCACTTTTTAGGTTTCTCTGGATCGTTTCTTTCTTAAGACTAGACAAATAATTCTGTACTTAAAGGTAGTCCCTGAACTTCCACGCGTTGCATCACAATAAGTTATGCATCACAGCAATTAAAGTTTTTTATTTCCATGAATATTGTTAATTTTTTTACGAGTTCCACATTCTTATTGGTGTGAAAATGTAGATTCTTATTGTGTGTCAGCATTTGGAGAATTGGCACCATTGCTTTTGTGTTAGAGTggaaatgtaatttttttttttgggggaaaATGCTTATTTGGTTCACCTTGATGTTCTCAATAACTCATGTATAAGGAGAAATAATGATCTTGAAAATTATTAAAGGAAGATGTAAATCTTAGTGTCAATAACCTATTCTTACAGTGAGATATGGTTGATGGGGCATTTCGTGGTTGTTTTTTATGGACGATTTGCTGAATGATTtgcaaatatttcattttctgtCTTGTATGTTACAGAGGAAGCTAGGATCTTATCTTGCCCCTTTTCTTAATGGCATGCGCTATATATCTTTCGGTCGCCACTTCACGAAGGTGGACAAACTGAAGGAGGTATGCActtcttttacattttttatcGGATCTTATATCTCAATGGAAGTGATAATAAAGCTGCATTGTACTAGTAAACTAGACTCTGTCTTCCATCTTCATAATTTTTCTAATCGATGCAACTTTAAAACTTACTCGATAAAGCCAGTGTACTAGTAAACCCTGTCTTCCATCTTCACAGCTTTTCTAATCAATGTGACGTTAAATCTTACTCCAGAAACATTCTACATTACGGAACAGATGAATACCCTGGAATTTCGTATGCATGTTTTCAGTTCTCTAACAAGGTTCACCAGGAGTGCGTCTTGAAAATAATTAGAGCAGTATAATTTTGGCATACGATGTAAAAGTTACAACAGTAAACATTTTCGACACTAATAAAAAGACTAGGTGATTCTTCGCATGTGTCCAAGCCTTGGTTGGGAGAATTACTAGGTACCTGTGATGTTGGGAGGTAGCGGGCACCTGGCGGAATATTAGAGGTGCGCAAGCTGGCCCGAACACTACCGTCACCCAAAAAAAATAAGAGATTTCAAATGCTTTCTCTTGTTTGGCTAAAAAAGTCAAGATAATCTTTTGGAATGTTGTAATAGAATATTATTCATGATTATGTCTCTTGCACTTGCTGGACAAAACATTATATTCTGTCCCACTACTCTTTGTTGCTTGTACTGATTAATGGAATCAGGCTTAGTTATGTGTTTTATGCAAATTAGAGGCTGAGTTATAGCATGATTTTCCATATGCAGGTGGTTAATAGACTAAGATGGTATGTGCAAGATGGTGACACGGTAAAAAATCCATATGATCTTCTTTATTTCCTTATAGTTGTCTCATAACCTGACTTTCCATATGCATGACTTTGCATGACTTTCCATATGATCATCTTGTATTAGCATCATAACCTGCCTATCTTTTCTTTCTTGCTATTTGTTtttggttgggggggggggggattgctTGGCTTAAGGAATTGGGTGAAAGTATAGGTGGGGGGAGTAaactgtattttttttttttttgacttgcaGATAAATTTGAACTTCCAAAACAGTTTCCAGTCGCCTAATTCTTGTGAAATTCAATATGTTCTTCTAAGCTTTGTTATTGAAATGATAAAAGTATAAGCCAATAAGATCTAGTACAATCTCAGTCTATCTCTGAGTGTTTTTGAGTATTTGCAGATTTAGTGAAGTTATTTTCTTTGCTCCTTGTATTAGTATCTCCTCTTTTCTCCATATATCCAACTTCTTGACCGTTGCAGATCATAAATGCTCTTCCTAGGGAATTTAAAGTCTTCATGCTAGTCTGCAGCTTCTTGTACTCCTAATTTATCTCCTTGTTGGGACTCCACTTTGGTTATGAGACGTAGaaggtgtttggctaagcttataagctggtcaaactggcttataagctggtcaaactggcttataagcactttttggcttatctacgtgTTTGGTAAATACCCAAAGTACTTATAAGCCAGGTGCGTATAAGCTAAAATTAGCCATAAGTCATAAGCTGGTCACCCCCAACTTTATAAacacttttagtttgaccaaggcttctactagtttatccttaataatattttctaattcacaaaatatttttcccaaaataaattttctaactttcttttcatttcatattcgtttttcatttttttctttacaaagaaattttttaatttataatcttttgtaaagtttttaaggatattttagtcattttaataaaagaacaacTTATTAACACTTTTCTACCAAACACATCAACCATttattatcagtttcagcacGTCTATCTAAATACGTAAATGCTGATTTGAAAAATCAGCTTCAGCACTTAAAAATGTGCTTTTCAACACATCAAGCTTATCAACTATttacaatcagctaatccaaacgggctcgtAGTCATTCAATTATTCTCCTTTTGTTGGAACTTCACGCTTGCTCATCAAATGCATCAGCTTTCTTGAATTTCTTCTGAATTTTACTGCTTTTCTTTCTTTGGCAACTTTATTAATGAGTTTGAAAGGGTCTTGCGTTGATCTTATTCGGATTATCGCGTTTTGTCTCCATTTAGAGCAACATTTGATTCAACTTCTTTGTGTCATTTGATCTAGTCGTCTTCGTCGTATATTGTTGTCCTGCT is a genomic window containing:
- the LOC107801883 gene encoding protein ENHANCED DOWNY MILDEW 2 isoform X3, translating into MSAIEQKRDPTLLLRPITMLIVVPMMIQIQMEMKMNNLIMFVLFVMMGENFCEYSTALILSVCMSVSCEGRCIRSFHPSVESGVESSCESLGYRNLQAIQTFLCKNCQYQQHQCFACGLLGSSDKSSGAEVFPCVSATCGHFFHPKCVSVLLFPGDECRALELQKQIVAGESFTCPAHKCFVCKKGEDKKTIEMQFAICRRCPKAYHRRCLPRCIAFEPSDYDKNIQRRAWNDLLPSRILIYCMDHKIIPIIGTPKRDHILFPHVVGKANSPSSGPLRILSRKSKVLGALTETSVVNMKKSFEARHNAIKVGDSYGKGKPCKPPTQERGKLKAPLGTKLVFAPQSTSRGKTMNVRPAMPVMKKASSSRELEDNEMKKRMMTLIKNSTSSFNVEEFINEQNRKCIDSNSRKVFTDKAITLGKVQCSVKAIGIALKKLEEGHSIEDAKAVCEPEILTQIFRWKRKLGSYLAPFLNGMRYISFGRHFTKVDKLKEVVNRLRWYVQDGDTIVDFCCGSNDFSCLMKEELDRMGKKCQFRNFDLIQPKNNFNFEKRDWMTVGLRDLPEGSNLIMGLNPPFASANEFISKALTFRPKLLIVTVPKETKRLDERRKNPYDIIWEDDIILAGKSFYLPGSINVHNQQMEQWNINSPPLYLWSRPDWTAKHKVIAIEHGHIRKDSQKREAEENKVNTGITNYLMQETHDCYGDFSDIVTSCGDINSLLDDIPEISIGAEYNQNQPFGIPEQEYGLSNRQEVLGYESKDASETLRAKEMCIDMELSTPTGSPLH
- the LOC107801883 gene encoding protein ENHANCED DOWNY MILDEW 2 isoform X2, producing the protein MASSDEEGEIVPNCITNYHFVGCNGEPVSFSILPLQWGEDDDDDDVIGGAVNNNVEIYLRGTADDGLQHIYKKVLAWRFELSYALPEIHVLSKDKIWIKLLKPRKSYADTIRTVLITVHFLHFVKKNPETFGEIVWNHIGKSFSAYEVLPCKDDLLEHMPTIREAARRDKDISSSKNLNAFLLETSQKRIDDNECNRAKKRPHFVIETNNDADSGTNDDSDSDGDEDEQFDHVCALCDDGGELLCCEGRCIRSFHPSVESGVESSCESLGYRNLQAIQTFLCKNCQYQQHQCFACGLLGSSDKSSGAEVFPCVSATCGHFFHPKCVSVLLFPGDECRALELQKQIVAGESFTCPAHKCFVCKKGEDKKTIEMQFAICRRCPKAYHRRCLPRCIAFEPSDYDKNIQRRAWNDLLPSRILIYCMDHKIIPIIGTPKRDHILFPHVVGKANSPSSGPLRILSRKSKVLGALTETSVVNMKKSFEARHNAIKVGDSYGKGKPCKPPTQERGKLKAPLGTKLVFAPQSTSRGKTMNVRPAMPVMKKASSSRELEDNEMKKRMMTLIKNSTSSFNVEEFINEQNRKCIDSNSRKVFTDKAITLGKVQCSVKAIGIALKKLEEGHSIEDAKAVCEPEILTQIFRWKRKLGSYLAPFLNGMRYISFGRHFTKVDKLKEVVNRLRWYVQDGDTIVDFCCGSNDFSCLMKEELDRMGKKCQFRNFDLIQPKNNFNFEKRDWMTVGLRDLPEGSNLIMGLNPPFASANEFISKALTFRPKLLIVTVPKETKRLDERRKNPYDIIWEDDIILAGKDQLMCITSRWSNGTSTPLHCICGVAQIGLLSTK
- the LOC107801883 gene encoding protein ENHANCED DOWNY MILDEW 2 isoform X1, giving the protein MASSDEEGEIVPNCITNYHFVGCNGEPVSFSILPLQWGEDDDDDDVIGGAVNNNVEIYLRGTADDGLQHIYKKVLAWRFELSYALPEIHVLSKDKIWIKLLKPRKSYADTIRTVLITVHFLHFVKKNPETFGEIVWNHIGKSFSAYEVLPCKDDLLEHMPTIREAARRDKDISSSKNLNAFLLETSQKRIDDNECNRAKKRPHFVIETNNDADSGTNDDSDSDGDEDEQFDHVCALCDDGGELLCCEGRCIRSFHPSVESGVESSCESLGYRNLQAIQTFLCKNCQYQQHQCFACGLLGSSDKSSGAEVFPCVSATCGHFFHPKCVSVLLFPGDECRALELQKQIVAGESFTCPAHKCFVCKKGEDKKTIEMQFAICRRCPKAYHRRCLPRCIAFEPSDYDKNIQRRAWNDLLPSRILIYCMDHKIIPIIGTPKRDHILFPHVVGKANSPSSGPLRILSRKSKVLGALTETSVVNMKKSFEARHNAIKVGDSYGKGKPCKPPTQERGKLKAPLGTKLVFAPQSTSRGKTMNVRPAMPVMKKASSSRELEDNEMKKRMMTLIKNSTSSFNVEEFINEQNRKCIDSNSRKVFTDKAITLGKVQCSVKAIGIALKKLEEGHSIEDAKAVCEPEILTQIFRWKRKLGSYLAPFLNGMRYISFGRHFTKVDKLKEVVNRLRWYVQDGDTIVDFCCGSNDFSCLMKEELDRMGKKCQFRNFDLIQPKNNFNFEKRDWMTVGLRDLPEGSNLIMGLNPPFASANEFISKALTFRPKLLIVTVPKETKRLDERRKNPYDIIWEDDIILAGKSFYLPGSINVHNQQMEQWNINSPPLYLWSRPDWTAKHKVIAIEHGHIRKDSQKREAEENKVNTGITNYLMQETHDCYGDFSDIVTSCGDINSLLDDIPEISIGAEYNQNQPFGIPEQEYGLSNRQEVLGYESKDASETLRAKEMCIDMELSTPTGSPLH